The proteins below are encoded in one region of Candidatus Bathyarchaeota archaeon:
- a CDS encoding isoprenylcysteine carboxylmethyltransferase family protein, producing the protein MKQWKPPSRLERAVYMLMLLQMILGVIYGVLFGPYLGVEILLYFGCVVLTVGFVFFFLGPYELGKKGGASKGASCVFALVLVDSGVYAVVRHPQALGFKLLMSASVLISQHWLSAILGVPMIVYAYVSMRKEEQSNIEKFGDAYKRYMQKVPRMNFVLGFIRLLRRRKEQ; encoded by the coding sequence ATGAAACAATGGAAACCACCGTCTCGCTTGGAGAGAGCGGTATATATGCTAATGCTTTTGCAAATGATACTGGGCGTTATTTATGGAGTCTTATTTGGACCTTATTTGGGTGTCGAAATTCTACTGTACTTTGGATGCGTTGTCTTGACAGTTGGCTTTGTCTTTTTCTTTCTGGGTCCATATGAACTTGGAAAAAAGGGTGGCGCTTCAAAAGGAGCAAGTTGTGTGTTTGCTTTAGTTCTCGTTGACAGTGGAGTTTATGCCGTTGTTCGACATCCCCAAGCTCTGGGCTTTAAACTGTTAATGTCTGCCTCTGTTCTAATTTCCCAACATTGGTTAAGCGCAATTCTTGGTGTTCCAATGATAGTGTACGCTTACGTATCCATGCGAAAGGAAGAACAATCCAACATCGAGAAATTTGGCGATGCCTACAAACGCTATATGCAAAAGGTGCCAAGAATGAATTTTGTGCTAGGATTTATTAGACTGCTAAGACGCAGAAAAGAGCAGTAA
- a CDS encoding DUF3795 domain-containing protein, whose product MSDGPSLVGYCGLYCGACAIYQQMIRKRALQLLEVLNAYQFREIAKEAKEWDPKLAFYSQFEEVLQSLMKMFGECPSCLAGGGPPVCVIRDCCREKGFSTCAECKKMPCDKLKPQVQAYGGHLDRLRRIKEIGKEKWAEEMEKKVKEGFLYIEVMKSK is encoded by the coding sequence ATGAGTGATGGGCCAAGTTTAGTTGGGTATTGTGGTCTTTATTGCGGTGCGTGTGCAATTTATCAGCAAATGATTAGGAAGAGAGCCTTGCAACTACTCGAAGTATTGAATGCTTATCAATTTCGAGAAATAGCAAAGGAAGCCAAAGAATGGGACCCAAAGCTTGCTTTCTACTCCCAGTTTGAAGAAGTTCTGCAATCTCTGATGAAAATGTTTGGAGAATGTCCTAGCTGCTTAGCTGGTGGCGGACCACCAGTCTGTGTAATCAGAGATTGTTGTAGGGAAAAAGGATTTTCAACATGTGCAGAGTGCAAAAAAATGCCTTGCGACAAACTAAAACCACAAGTTCAAGCCTACGGAGGGCATCTAGATAGGCTTCGTAGAATCAAAGAGATAGGAAAAGAAAAGTGGGCTGAGGAAATGGAAAAGAAGGTTAAAGAGGGTTTCTTATACATCGAAGTCATGAAAAGCAAATAA
- a CDS encoding GNAT family N-acetyltransferase, which translates to MVEIRELTEKNVEDVATFCSPRGTKNEFFLQGEKRKKKLLLEKLQRGGRANIAYKEDKPVGFIEYYPVEDAPLNVVGEDAVVVPCMNVKVNERKKGIGDKLLRACIEDTKNMGRKGLTVQATDWQNFMPRTFFEKYGFKNVTKSGPVNIFMKKFGSVENPCWLTLLHKQKLVEGKLKIDIFHNDQCPFDWQNSERVKKIAREFGDRVVVNDFDTNKRENILKYGIVGAIIVNGEYLGAGPPLSEEEIRKAFQERLKTV; encoded by the coding sequence ATGGTTGAGATTCGTGAGTTAACTGAAAAAAACGTGGAAGATGTGGCAACCTTTTGTTCTCCGAGAGGAACCAAAAATGAATTCTTTCTACAAGGAGAAAAGAGAAAGAAGAAGCTTTTGCTGGAGAAGTTGCAAAGGGGTGGACGGGCCAATATCGCGTATAAGGAGGACAAGCCAGTTGGATTCATCGAGTATTACCCCGTAGAAGACGCTCCTTTGAACGTTGTCGGTGAAGATGCTGTGGTTGTTCCTTGCATGAATGTCAAAGTTAATGAACGAAAAAAAGGAATTGGAGACAAACTTCTTCGAGCGTGCATTGAAGACACTAAAAATATGGGAAGGAAAGGATTGACTGTGCAAGCGACTGACTGGCAGAATTTTATGCCAAGAACTTTCTTTGAGAAGTATGGATTTAAGAATGTGACGAAAAGTGGTCCAGTCAACATCTTTATGAAAAAATTTGGAAGTGTGGAAAATCCTTGTTGGTTAACATTGTTACATAAGCAAAAGCTAGTTGAGGGAAAGTTGAAAATCGACATTTTCCATAATGACCAATGTCCGTTTGACTGGCAGAACTCGGAAAGAGTTAAGAAGATAGCAAGAGAATTCGGGGACCGTGTTGTCGTAAATGATTTTGATACCAACAAGCGGGAGAACATATTAAAATATGGAATCGTGGGAGCGATTATTGTAAATGGCGAATACTTAGGTGCAGGACCACCGCTAAGTGAGGAAGAGATTAGAAAGGCTTTCCAAGAAAGGCTGAAAACTGTATAA
- a CDS encoding ATP-binding protein, which produces MHIISFPNEEVEKGDYLTIEDLKTGKGLIVQVIDIQYADIPGILEELLRNHNDGSYIEGEDVDPFEVATHIAYIQDARLLICKIRATNNNGELVPTSSWLPSRSRAIIKTLPIERLLAQTEIDGNYQINLGETTEKKQLLVDLRALDGSLNIITGKKGTGKSHISKLLTLSLISHGAPVVILDLNGEYAGLGQNVDGKPNEFREKIHVLTPGKNLKVTLGQLKLRVMLNVLVNALSLPGTSAREFKRIWRFLEEKDVLTMHELGEAIRNWKCNQHVRDALLSRYHTLLNSGLLTDNPAQATSLTNSLHKARVGGAVVINLRDTSTINRLIVVEYVLGKLVELLTDWKLRAIFLFAEEAHLYLRETYWIDIVTRMRHFGVFTTFITNQPDTIRENIYRQADNLFLFNFTNGHDLETVSRASKVDAETVKAVARDLPPHHCLVLGRVVNDFPIVVKVRKLDVRAMGQTRLFFSKQNCSINPFSKL; this is translated from the coding sequence GTGCACATCATAAGTTTTCCAAATGAAGAAGTTGAGAAAGGTGATTACCTAACTATTGAGGACCTTAAAACTGGAAAAGGTCTAATCGTTCAAGTCATAGACATACAATACGCTGACATACCAGGCATTCTGGAGGAATTGCTTCGAAACCATAATGATGGTTCCTATATAGAAGGGGAAGATGTAGATCCTTTTGAAGTGGCGACTCATATTGCCTATATTCAAGATGCACGCCTACTAATCTGCAAAATTCGAGCTACAAACAATAACGGCGAGTTAGTGCCTACGAGTTCTTGGCTTCCTTCCCGTTCTCGTGCAATAATCAAGACGCTCCCAATTGAAAGGCTACTTGCTCAGACAGAAATTGACGGGAATTATCAGATAAATCTGGGTGAAACAACAGAAAAGAAGCAGCTTCTCGTTGATTTGCGGGCTTTAGATGGCAGTCTAAACATTATTACAGGCAAAAAAGGAACCGGTAAGTCTCACATATCCAAACTGTTAACCCTTAGTCTGATAAGCCACGGTGCCCCCGTTGTAATCCTTGATTTGAACGGCGAATATGCAGGCCTTGGTCAAAATGTTGATGGAAAACCTAACGAGTTTCGTGAAAAGATTCATGTTTTAACGCCTGGAAAAAACCTCAAAGTAACTCTGGGGCAGTTGAAACTTCGTGTAATGCTTAATGTTCTTGTGAACGCGCTTAGTTTGCCAGGGACCTCAGCCAGAGAGTTTAAACGCATATGGCGTTTTCTTGAAGAAAAAGACGTTTTGACGATGCATGAGTTAGGTGAGGCGATAAGGAATTGGAAGTGTAATCAGCATGTGCGTGATGCTTTGTTATCTCGATATCATACATTGCTGAATTCTGGTTTGCTTACTGACAACCCGGCACAGGCAACCTCGTTGACGAATTCGCTTCACAAAGCCCGAGTAGGCGGTGCAGTTGTGATCAATCTTCGTGACACATCAACGATAAATAGGCTTATTGTGGTTGAGTATGTGCTTGGCAAGCTTGTAGAGCTATTAACAGATTGGAAACTGCGAGCTATTTTTTTGTTTGCTGAGGAGGCGCACTTGTATCTGAGAGAGACTTACTGGATTGACATAGTTACTCGAATGCGGCATTTTGGGGTGTTCACCACTTTCATAACTAATCAGCCAGATACGATTCGAGAGAATATTTATCGTCAAGCCGATAACTTGTTTCTCTTTAACTTTACTAATGGGCATGATCTAGAGACTGTTTCTAGAGCTTCTAAGGTGGACGCGGAAACTGTGAAGGCTGTGGCTCGAGATTTGCCGCCGCATCACTGTCTTGTTTTGGGGCGGGTTGTAAATGATTTTCCGATTGTTGTTAAAGTTAGAAAATTAGACGTGCGTGCGATGGGGCAGACGAGACTGTTTTTTTCCAAGCAGAACTGCTCTATTAATCCTTTTAGTAAGCTGTAG
- a CDS encoding Lrp/AsnC family transcriptional regulator: MHTDKIPKLLYELIKNSRRSDRDLAKVLGFSQPTVTRTRRKLEDEKYVLQYTALPDFTKLGFELAAFTFTQWLSEEKADTEIPYKWLEKDPRVVFVGKGNGLDGKNSIIVTMHKNYTDYSEFLADLQKTKTVQNMNSFIAPLAGIKKHLTLADLEKV, from the coding sequence ATGCATACTGACAAAATTCCGAAACTTCTGTACGAATTGATTAAGAACTCTCGAAGAAGCGATAGAGACTTAGCAAAGGTTCTCGGGTTTTCACAACCTACCGTTACGCGGACAAGGAGAAAACTTGAAGACGAAAAGTATGTTTTGCAATATACTGCGCTGCCAGACTTTACCAAGCTTGGATTCGAACTAGCAGCATTTACTTTCACACAATGGCTATCAGAGGAAAAAGCAGATACTGAAATACCTTACAAATGGCTTGAAAAAGACCCTAGAGTAGTATTTGTTGGCAAAGGCAACGGACTTGACGGAAAAAATTCCATAATCGTCACTATGCACAAGAACTATACTGACTATTCAGAATTCCTTGCAGACTTGCAGAAAACAAAAACTGTCCAAAACATGAATTCGTTCATAGCACCATTAGCTGGAATAAAAAAGCACCTTACTCTTGCAGATCTTGAAAAGGTCTAG
- a CDS encoding aminopeptidase P family protein: MRNRIKALKAAFRKEFDGYLIINLINMLYFTDFSGAAAMLVPSDDESILYVYGVNYEGAKAEAENCRVELVKRGEDLVKKVAKQIKSLKLKKLGFDTMNVETYQKFSKTLMNTAKLEAKSEYVWNLRKVKDEDELRKMRKAAELTVEGMQAAYETIKAGPREYEVAAEIEYAMRVSGSYGVAFDTIVASGSHSAYPHGGCGERKLKTGDLVVVDIGATYKNYRADMTRTFAVGKPSAKQEKIYTVVKRAQEKAFQEMREGAKAAESDAAARSIIEKEGYGEYFVHGLGHGVGLEVHEQPVLSPTSKDILKVGNVVTDEPGVYIVGFGGFRIEDTVLVRKSRAERFTRGLYVLKRS, from the coding sequence TTGAGGAATCGAATTAAAGCCTTGAAAGCTGCCTTCAGAAAGGAATTTGACGGCTACTTAATCATCAACCTGATTAATATGCTCTATTTTACCGATTTCTCGGGTGCTGCTGCGATGTTAGTTCCAAGCGATGATGAAAGTATCCTTTACGTCTACGGTGTAAATTATGAAGGGGCAAAGGCTGAAGCTGAGAACTGTAGGGTAGAACTGGTGAAACGTGGCGAAGACTTGGTTAAGAAAGTTGCCAAGCAGATTAAGAGCCTAAAGTTAAAGAAGTTAGGCTTCGACACAATGAATGTTGAGACATATCAGAAATTCAGCAAAACTCTTATGAACACCGCTAAGCTCGAAGCTAAGAGCGAATACGTTTGGAATCTTCGCAAAGTAAAAGATGAGGATGAGCTGAGGAAAATGCGAAAAGCTGCAGAGTTGACAGTTGAGGGCATGCAAGCTGCCTACGAAACAATTAAAGCTGGGCCTCGAGAGTATGAGGTTGCCGCTGAAATTGAGTATGCGATGCGCGTCAGCGGGTCTTATGGCGTAGCTTTTGACACTATAGTTGCCTCAGGTTCCCACTCGGCTTATCCCCATGGGGGATGTGGTGAACGAAAACTTAAAACTGGAGATCTAGTGGTTGTCGATATTGGGGCGACATACAAGAACTACCGTGCAGACATGACTAGAACGTTTGCAGTCGGTAAGCCATCTGCAAAACAGGAAAAAATCTATACTGTGGTGAAAAGGGCTCAGGAGAAAGCTTTTCAAGAGATGCGGGAGGGAGCGAAGGCTGCGGAATCAGATGCAGCTGCAAGGAGTATTATAGAGAAGGAGGGGTACGGTGAATATTTTGTCCACGGTCTCGGTCATGGCGTTGGGCTAGAAGTTCATGAGCAGCCTGTTTTGAGTCCTACAAGCAAAGACATACTAAAGGTTGGAAACGTGGTTACCGACGAGCCTGGGGTATACATCGTTGGCTTCGGCGGTTTTCGAATTGAAGACACAGTGTTGGTGAGGAAAAGCAGAGCTGAAAGATTCACCAGAGGGCTCTATGTTTTAAAAAGGTCATAA
- a CDS encoding MoaD/ThiS family protein translates to MTLLEELNRPVEKYSLKTWLNMKVKVEYLGFIKNLLNKRVEEIELSKGASLQELLSDLSNLYGTLFKKEIFEPGQKDVKTGFVVTVNGVLIGQLDDVETSLRNGDQVILMSLMSGG, encoded by the coding sequence ATGACTCTTTTAGAAGAGTTAAATAGACCCGTCGAAAAATATTCTTTGAAGACGTGGCTTAACATGAAGGTGAAAGTGGAGTATTTAGGCTTCATCAAGAACTTGCTTAACAAACGAGTTGAAGAAATCGAGTTAAGCAAGGGAGCTTCGCTTCAGGAACTGCTGAGTGATTTGTCAAATCTTTATGGAACGCTTTTCAAAAAGGAAATTTTTGAGCCAGGTCAAAAAGATGTTAAAACAGGTTTTGTGGTCACTGTAAATGGAGTGCTGATTGGACAGCTTGACGACGTAGAGACAAGTCTTAGGAACGGAGACCAAGTTATACTTATGTCGCTAATGAGTGGCGGCTAG
- the fen gene encoding flap endonuclease-1: protein MGVNLTPIMVKQILTLNDLKGKSLAVDANNYLYQFLSLIRVRDGTPLKDSKGNITSHLTGLMFRSTRLIHDFNIDLVFVFDGQPPALKGGEIKRRREQREKALQEWQEALKARDYAKAFSKAVMTSRLTRSMIEDAKKLLTLLGIPYVQAPSEAEAQTAYMAMRGDVWAASSKDYDCVLFGAPKLLRFLTIHGREYLPSKGVARPLKPELITLCQLLSHHEITRQQLVDLAILIGTDFNKGIKGVGPKTALKLVKGHGRIENLPSKFLSKIPPQYKEVREIYLHPTTTLEYDLSYNPLREEELFHFLCDQRDFAQKRVKTIVQRMKEIHRLKKQARLEKWFTRSM, encoded by the coding sequence ATGGGCGTCAACCTCACTCCAATTATGGTAAAACAAATTCTCACCCTAAACGATTTAAAAGGCAAAAGCCTTGCAGTGGATGCCAACAACTACCTCTACCAATTTCTATCCCTCATACGAGTAAGGGACGGAACACCTCTAAAAGACTCAAAAGGAAACATCACATCCCACCTTACAGGTCTAATGTTCCGATCCACCCGCTTAATACACGATTTTAACATAGACCTTGTCTTTGTATTTGACGGTCAACCACCAGCACTAAAAGGAGGAGAAATTAAAAGGAGACGCGAACAGCGAGAGAAAGCCCTTCAAGAATGGCAAGAAGCATTGAAAGCCCGAGACTACGCTAAAGCCTTCTCAAAAGCGGTCATGACAAGCCGACTAACACGAAGCATGATAGAAGACGCTAAAAAATTACTCACGCTTCTCGGAATCCCTTACGTGCAAGCTCCAAGCGAGGCAGAGGCTCAAACCGCTTATATGGCGATGCGAGGTGATGTTTGGGCCGCAAGCAGCAAAGACTATGACTGCGTTCTTTTTGGGGCACCAAAACTGTTGCGGTTTTTAACAATTCATGGACGGGAATACCTGCCAAGCAAAGGAGTAGCGAGACCCTTGAAGCCTGAACTTATCACCTTATGCCAACTTCTTTCGCATCATGAAATAACGCGTCAGCAACTTGTTGACTTGGCGATTCTGATTGGAACGGATTTTAATAAAGGAATAAAAGGTGTAGGACCTAAAACAGCTCTCAAACTTGTCAAAGGACATGGGAGAATAGAAAATCTGCCTAGCAAGTTTTTGTCAAAAATCCCACCACAGTACAAGGAAGTAAGAGAAATTTATCTTCATCCAACAACAACGTTAGAATACGATCTTAGTTATAATCCCTTGCGTGAAGAGGAGCTTTTTCACTTTCTCTGCGATCAGCGAGACTTCGCTCAGAAACGGGTGAAAACGATTGTTCAAAGAATGAAAGAAATTCACAGACTAAAAAAGCAAGCAAGACTTGAAAAATGGTTTACCAGGAGCATGTGA
- a CDS encoding aminotransferase class I/II-fold pyridoxal phosphate-dependent enzyme yields the protein MGEEYRRLVSESLNWELKELQTASEPVCTIDGKEVIMLCANNYLNLSTHPKVVNAMLEATKNYGAGAGSDRSIAGNMMLHEELDIRLAKFKKAPASLTYQTGFMANEGLIPQLCGRGDLFVSDELNHGSIIDGVRLTHADRAIFKHKNVEDLTRVMDEAEKHQPPYKHIWILTDGVFSMDGDLAPLREIAKIAEEHGAGVYVDDAHGEGVLGEGGRGIVSHFNLTPDQVHVEMGTFSKAFGVIGGHITGCEDLRNFAYNKSRSWLLSGGVPPGVAAACIAAIDVLETEPEHVRKVWENRNYFLKAMQDLGFDTGNSETPIVPVMCGESKTAKELANFIWEKGIFALPIVFPMVARGKARIRVQLCTKHTKEYLDKAVQAFEEGGKKLGLI from the coding sequence ATGGGCGAAGAATACCGCCGCCTCGTAAGTGAAAGCTTGAACTGGGAGCTCAAAGAGCTTCAAACTGCCAGCGAACCCGTCTGCACAATCGATGGCAAAGAAGTCATCATGCTCTGTGCCAACAACTACCTCAACCTGTCAACACATCCTAAAGTTGTCAACGCTATGCTGGAAGCAACCAAGAACTATGGAGCAGGTGCAGGGAGCGATCGCTCCATTGCAGGAAACATGATGCTGCATGAAGAATTGGACATCCGTTTAGCCAAGTTCAAGAAAGCTCCCGCCTCATTAACATACCAGACTGGCTTCATGGCTAACGAAGGATTAATTCCCCAACTATGTGGTAGAGGTGATCTTTTCGTGTCTGATGAGCTTAACCATGGCTCCATCATAGACGGTGTCCGCTTGACCCACGCTGACCGAGCAATCTTTAAACACAAAAATGTTGAAGATCTGACCCGCGTCATGGACGAAGCTGAAAAACACCAACCACCTTACAAGCACATTTGGATTCTAACTGACGGAGTCTTCAGTATGGACGGTGACCTCGCTCCTCTCCGCGAAATTGCCAAAATCGCTGAAGAACACGGTGCAGGCGTTTATGTAGACGATGCCCACGGAGAAGGCGTGCTCGGCGAAGGCGGTCGCGGAATCGTCAGCCATTTCAACCTAACCCCAGACCAAGTGCACGTTGAAATGGGAACGTTTTCCAAGGCCTTCGGCGTCATAGGAGGGCACATAACAGGCTGCGAAGACCTGCGAAACTTTGCCTATAACAAATCCAGAAGCTGGCTTCTCAGCGGAGGCGTACCGCCAGGTGTAGCTGCGGCATGCATCGCAGCGATCGATGTTCTTGAAACTGAGCCGGAACACGTAAGAAAGGTTTGGGAAAACCGCAACTACTTCCTCAAAGCAATGCAAGACCTCGGCTTTGACACGGGAAATAGTGAGACTCCGATTGTACCGGTTATGTGTGGAGAAAGTAAAACAGCGAAGGAGCTTGCAAACTTCATTTGGGAGAAAGGCATCTTTGCATTGCCAATTGTTTTCCCAATGGTGGCGCGTGGAAAGGCGCGAATCCGAGTCCAACTATGCACCAAACACACGAAAGAGTATTTAGACAAGGCAGTTCAAGCGTTTGAGGAAGGGGGAAAGAAGCTAGGTCTAATCTAG
- a CDS encoding 5-formyltetrahydrofolate cyclo-ligase, with protein MMGLKEEKRAFRETIWREMTEKEIVEFPLPCFGRIPNFTGSGEAANRVRSLPEWKNASIIFANPDFAQQKVRENTLREDKLLIMASPRLKHGFLLVAPDNVQEKESFASTIKGAFKYGRKIEANNLPKPNLVVTGCVAVDKHGHRLGKGGGFGDRELQLLKRRFGNIPVVTTVHDTQLVKLVPYETHDESVDIIVTPTRIVRVKCSRTQITATEK; from the coding sequence ATGATGGGCTTGAAAGAAGAGAAAAGAGCTTTCAGAGAAACTATCTGGCGCGAAATGACAGAAAAGGAAATAGTGGAATTCCCACTACCATGCTTTGGCAGAATTCCAAACTTTACAGGCTCAGGAGAGGCAGCTAACAGAGTCAGGTCATTACCTGAATGGAAAAACGCATCAATAATTTTTGCAAACCCGGACTTCGCCCAGCAAAAAGTCAGAGAGAACACGCTGAGAGAAGACAAACTCCTAATCATGGCTTCGCCAAGACTGAAACACGGTTTTCTTTTGGTCGCTCCAGATAATGTGCAGGAGAAAGAAAGTTTTGCATCCACCATAAAAGGGGCATTCAAATATGGACGAAAAATCGAAGCCAACAATCTTCCGAAGCCGAACCTTGTGGTAACTGGCTGCGTGGCCGTGGATAAGCATGGACATAGGCTTGGAAAAGGCGGCGGTTTCGGAGACCGAGAGCTTCAACTGTTGAAACGTAGGTTTGGCAATATTCCAGTAGTCACAACTGTTCATGACACACAACTGGTGAAATTGGTGCCTTATGAGACGCATGATGAAAGCGTCGACATAATTGTTACGCCAACTCGAATAGTTAGAGTTAAATGCAGTCGAACCCAAATCACTGCAACTGAAAAATGA
- a CDS encoding VTT domain-containing protein translates to MLFIDWDWMYQVASQFGFFGVFLVSLIGTMMIIVPIPYTLVILGLGAAGWNPILLTIAGGSGSAIGELSGYFLGYYGRRIISEERQRKMRYFLKLFGRYSPAAIFVFALTPLPDDLLFIPLGILQYNLFKAFIPAILGKLLMCYILASFGKVYGDILIFLFGDTGGWIGALIMAVLLILVIYALYRVDWEKLFDKYVANRGKS, encoded by the coding sequence TTGTTGTTCATAGACTGGGATTGGATGTATCAAGTGGCATCGCAGTTTGGATTTTTTGGCGTCTTTCTAGTTAGTCTGATAGGCACTATGATGATTATCGTTCCTATCCCTTATACGCTGGTGATTTTAGGGTTAGGTGCTGCTGGATGGAACCCTATATTGCTCACAATTGCAGGAGGCTCTGGCTCTGCTATTGGAGAACTTTCAGGTTACTTTCTTGGATACTACGGACGAAGAATAATCAGCGAAGAAAGACAGAGAAAAATGCGTTATTTCCTCAAGCTTTTTGGCAGATACAGTCCCGCCGCCATTTTTGTTTTTGCACTAACCCCGCTTCCAGACGACCTGCTCTTTATTCCACTAGGCATACTGCAGTACAACCTTTTCAAAGCGTTCATTCCAGCTATATTAGGGAAGCTTCTCATGTGTTACATCCTAGCATCCTTCGGCAAGGTCTACGGGGACATTCTCATTTTCCTTTTCGGAGACACAGGAGGCTGGATAGGCGCACTTATAATGGCTGTGCTTCTGATCCTCGTCATATATGCCCTATATCGGGTTGACTGGGAAAAACTCTTTGACAAGTATGTTGCAAACAGAGGAAAAAGTTAA
- a CDS encoding DNA helicase UvrD, translating to MRVIADLHIHSRFSRATSKRINIQEIARFAKIKGLNLVGTGDFTHPKWMKELQEDLVEAPGKGLFKSSKFANSACFMITGEVSTIFMFRGETKKIHHLILTPNFETAIQVNDRLAQYGDLSLDGRPTLEMSAPQLVEEVMSVSADNEVIPAHVWTPWFSLFGAFSGFDKIEDCYQDMTKHIHALETGLSSDPPMNWRISALDKFTLVSNSDSHSCWPWRIGREANVLDLEQLTYEEVVDVIRKKDPERFKFTIETNPAYGKYHWSGHRSCNVSMPPQEAMKFGNLCPMCRKRLTKGVEQRVEELADRPASFKPQNAIGYMHLLPLSEIIATVLNASSPSVQNVWSVFNSLMAKFGSEYNVLIDASAEELSKVVDPKIAEAVVKVREGRAQVIPGYDGVYGQLILFKERKTEPRVSKVPQRSLTEWCSHT from the coding sequence TTGAGGGTTATAGCTGACTTACACATTCACAGCCGCTTCAGTAGAGCCACAAGCAAAAGGATAAACATCCAAGAGATTGCGCGATTTGCCAAAATAAAAGGCTTGAACTTAGTAGGCACGGGAGATTTTACGCATCCCAAATGGATGAAAGAGCTGCAAGAGGATTTAGTTGAAGCGCCAGGCAAGGGGCTTTTCAAGTCATCCAAATTCGCAAACTCAGCCTGTTTCATGATAACCGGCGAAGTAAGCACGATATTCATGTTCAGAGGCGAAACAAAGAAAATTCATCATCTAATTTTGACGCCCAACTTCGAGACGGCAATACAAGTCAACGATCGACTAGCACAGTATGGCGACTTGAGCCTTGATGGAAGACCTACACTTGAAATGTCTGCGCCGCAGCTGGTGGAGGAAGTCATGTCTGTTTCGGCAGATAACGAAGTGATACCCGCTCATGTTTGGACCCCGTGGTTCAGTCTTTTCGGTGCCTTCAGTGGCTTCGACAAAATAGAAGATTGCTATCAAGACATGACAAAACACATTCACGCCTTAGAAACCGGCTTGTCTTCCGACCCACCTATGAATTGGCGGATAAGTGCCTTAGACAAGTTTACCCTAGTATCAAACAGCGACAGCCACAGTTGCTGGCCATGGAGAATTGGACGAGAAGCCAACGTTTTAGACCTTGAACAGCTCACATATGAGGAAGTTGTGGACGTAATTCGCAAGAAAGACCCAGAACGGTTCAAGTTCACCATCGAAACAAACCCAGCCTATGGCAAATATCATTGGTCTGGACATAGAAGCTGCAATGTCTCCATGCCGCCACAAGAAGCAATGAAGTTTGGTAATCTTTGCCCAATGTGTCGTAAGAGGCTAACGAAGGGCGTGGAACAAAGAGTTGAAGAGTTAGCGGACAGACCAGCAAGTTTCAAGCCGCAAAACGCTATCGGCTACATGCATCTACTGCCACTGTCAGAAATCATTGCAACAGTTTTGAACGCGTCATCTCCTAGCGTGCAAAACGTCTGGAGCGTCTTCAATAGCCTGATGGCCAAGTTTGGCAGCGAATATAATGTGCTGATTGACGCTTCTGCAGAAGAACTGTCTAAGGTTGTTGACCCAAAAATCGCTGAGGCGGTTGTTAAGGTTAGAGAAGGAAGAGCCCAAGTCATCCCTGGTTATGATGGGGTTTATGGTCAACTTATTCTCTTTAAGGAGCGCAAGACGGAGCCTAGGGTTAGCAAAGTTCCCCAACGCAGTCTGACGGAATGGTGTAGCCACACTTAA
- the nth gene encoding endonuclease III: MKDKELVQKVIQLLAEEHPDAKIALHYSNPLELLVATILSAQSTDKIVNEVTKSLFKKYRKAEDYANADLKELEKDIKSTGFYRNKSKYLKKMGQMLVEKFWSKVPKTMDELTTLPGVARKTANIVLSNAFQVVEGIAVDTHVRRLSQRLGLSASKDPDKIERDLMKLVPKEQWAKLNDLLIFHGRRVCTAKKPNCGECTVNKLCPSAFTFELSS; the protein is encoded by the coding sequence ATGAAAGATAAGGAACTAGTTCAAAAAGTCATCCAACTTCTAGCAGAGGAACACCCAGATGCGAAAATAGCGCTTCATTACAGCAACCCGTTGGAGCTTCTAGTTGCAACAATACTTTCAGCTCAATCAACTGATAAGATAGTCAACGAAGTCACGAAGAGCTTGTTTAAAAAATATAGGAAAGCGGAAGATTATGCAAATGCAGACCTTAAGGAACTAGAAAAGGACATAAAATCTACTGGCTTTTATCGAAACAAATCTAAATACTTGAAGAAGATGGGGCAGATGCTTGTGGAAAAGTTCTGGTCAAAAGTGCCGAAGACAATGGATGAATTGACTACACTGCCTGGAGTGGCTAGAAAAACTGCAAACATTGTATTGTCGAACGCCTTCCAAGTTGTTGAAGGAATTGCCGTTGACACGCATGTTCGAAGACTCTCCCAAAGATTAGGATTGAGTGCGAGTAAGGACCCTGACAAGATAGAAAGGGATTTGATGAAGCTTGTTCCCAAGGAACAATGGGCGAAACTTAATGATTTGCTCATATTTCATGGTCGACGAGTTTGCACCGCCAAGAAACCTAACTGCGGGGAATGTACAGTAAATAAGCTATGTCCTTCAGCTTTCACATTTGAGTTATCATCCTAA